One genomic region from Diabrotica undecimpunctata isolate CICGRU chromosome 9, icDiaUnde3, whole genome shotgun sequence encodes:
- the LOC140450789 gene encoding zinc finger MYM-type protein 1-like, producing the protein MAKTVIDTILNDAKKSKYYSIIVDSTPDVTHIDQLSFILRYVNELGIPEEHFVEFMKNQGHTGEELVNSVLSFLQSKGLDIQNCRGQSYDNASNMSGMYSGLQARLKEKNPLIFYVPCSAHSLNLVGSSAAECCSLAKHFFDLLQGLYNFFSSSTHRWNLLLSNFTATGKDKNTSLKSLSVTRWSAREEACKSLNKDYKPMVKTLIDMTSSNHENKQTQSKAKGLLRKLMSLETCFMAALWGDVLQKFNSVSEKIQAENMTVDSVVILYNSLTEYVMNMKDMFTHYKKEGEKKLQIAQGEMRQNDEPELPQETQPQVQQDFDRPKRKAKRKRFFDESSEDEERTYDEDDDIRGNCLQQSYDIIVETLQFQLEKRISVYTDFVAKFSFLTKLKTLTTEEITANATSLQKIFIEDIEESEFICECIHLKGLLIRGNYKEAEKDFSLSNLYRFLIEKNLQDLFPNVAIGLKMFLTTPATNCSAERSFSTLKRVKNYLRSTVTQERLVSLAVLAIEHELTTKLDFSAVVDDFSNARARKKKF; encoded by the coding sequence ATGGCAAAAACCGTTATTGATACAATTTTGAATGATGCTAAGAAAAGCAAGTACTATTCTATAATAGTAGATTCTACCCCTGATGTAACACACATTGATCAATTGTCTTTCATATTAAGGTATGTGAATGAATTGGGAATCCCTGAAGAACATTTTGTTGAATTTATGAAAAATCAAGGTCATACAGGTGAAGAACTAGTGAACTCAGTGCTTTCTTTCCTACAGTCGAAAGGATTGGACATACAAAACTGTAGGGGACAGTCCTATGACAACGCGTCAAATATGTCAGGAATGTACTCGGGGTTGCAGGCAAGACTTAAAGAAAAGAATCCCTTGATATTTTATGTGCCTTGTTCAGCGCATTCACTAAATTTAGTGGGATCAAGCGCAGCAGAATGCTGTTCTCTTGCAAAACATTTCTTTGATCTCTTGCAAGGATTGTACAATTTTTTCTCGTCTTCTACGCACAGGTGGAATCTTCTTCTGTCAAATTTCACGGCCACAGGAAAGGACAAGAACACGTCGTTGAAGTCTCTCAGTGTTACAAGATGGTCTGCAAGGGAAGAAGCTTGCAAAAGCCTTAATAAAGACTACAAACCCATGGTCAAGACGCTGATAGACATGACTTCAAGCAATCATGAAAACAAACAGACACAATCCAAAGCCAAAGGGTTGTTGCGAAAACTAATGTCTCTAGAAACATGTTTCATGGCAGCCCTTTGGGGAGATGTACTTCAAAAATTTAATTCAGTCAGTGAAAAGATCCAGGCTGAAAATATGACCGTGGACAGCGTTGTAATCCTGTACAACTCACTCACAGAGTATGTGATGAACATGAAAGACATGTTTACCCACTATAAGAAAGAGGGCGAAAAAAAACTGCAAATTGCGCAAGGTGAAATGAGACAGAACGATGAGCCAGAACTTCCACAAGAGACGCAGCCGCAGGTGCAGCAAGATTTTGATCGCCCAAAAAGAAAGGCGAAAAGAAAGAGGTTCTTTGATGAATCTTCAGAAGATGAAGAAAGAACTTATGATGAGGATGATGACATTAGGGGAAATTGTCTTCAACAAAGTTATGACATCATCGTGGAAACACTTCAGTTTCAGTTAGAGAAAAGGATCTCTGTGTACACAGACTTCGTTGCAAAGTTTTCATTTCTAACAAAATTAAAGACTCTAACTACCGAAGAAATTACTGCTAACGCGACGTCTTTGCAGAAAATCTTTATTGAAGACATTGAAGAGTCAGAGTTTATATGCGAGTGCATCCATCTGAAAGGACTTCTGATCCGAGGAAACTACAAAGAAGCCGAAAAAGACTTTTCACTATCAAACTTGTACAGATTTTTGATAGAAAAAAATCTACAGGACTTGTTTCCCAACGTGGCTATTGGTTTGAAAATGTTTTTGACAACTCCTGCTACAAACTGTTCTGCTGAGAGATCGTTTTCGACCTTGAAAAGAGTCAAAAACTATCTGCGTTCAACAGTGACTCAAGAACGACTCGTCAGCCTGGCTGTTTTAGCCATAGAACATGAACTGACAACAAAACTCGATTTCAGTGCAGTTGTTGATGATTTTTCCAATGCACGTGCAAGAAAGAAGAAGTTTTAA